In Streptomyces sp. NBC_01551, one DNA window encodes the following:
- a CDS encoding UvrD-helicase domain-containing protein, with amino-acid sequence MSGAKVIMADVFGKSYDALDGSVQPQVLQFIMKMQRDPDSNGLNLKPPKGARDKRVRTARVTDNYRAVLMHYADRIYYLVAVLPHDDAYDFAANILFDINKVTGGIELINLGSLYGTLSGQPKPADTAPDAPSLFAGVSDADFERLGVHTSIVPALREIHSEDAVLGIVETLPKLARDVILCLADGMTVEEVWEQVSSLAATKDKVDTQDYEAAIERPATKEAFVVTGDFAEFGRILTEPLSAWRIFLHPAQRALAERKSPYKGSVRVTGGPGTGKTVVALHRVKALAERLPAGQAILLTTFTTNLANLLKSMLKDLGGAQLLAKVDVRNIDKVAYGTVKETFGSEAPSRLKDSEILNRWIELAQEQQTPRFDGRFLDAEWKQVVLAQDIRSRDEYFAASRAGRGRRLNRPERAQVWSLVEEFERRLDREKAAGVTQLAVQAARIASGWSDEERPYRHIIVDEAQDLHAAHWKLLRALVPDGDDDLFIVGDAHQRIYDNRTSLSAHGIKIRGRSKRLTLNYRTTRQILAASLNLLGGSTFDDLDGNPEQLRGYRSVLAGAHPETTGYRTAAEEMTALAKRVDSWQQEGIKPHEIAVVARTHATADSAVQALRDAKLAAVKVEDYRVPDPDEGVHVMTMHRIKGLEYRAVAIVGAGAQQMPLPSAITLEREDRLQHAADLRREQSLLFVSATRAREQLSISWSGRPSQFLEPHAAS; translated from the coding sequence ATGTCCGGCGCCAAGGTGATCATGGCGGACGTCTTCGGAAAGTCCTATGACGCGCTGGACGGCTCCGTCCAGCCGCAGGTGTTGCAGTTCATCATGAAGATGCAGCGCGACCCGGACTCCAACGGGCTCAACCTGAAGCCTCCGAAGGGCGCCCGGGACAAGAGGGTCCGCACGGCGCGGGTCACCGACAACTACAGAGCCGTGCTGATGCACTACGCCGACCGCATCTATTACCTGGTCGCGGTACTGCCGCATGACGACGCGTATGACTTCGCCGCGAACATCCTCTTCGACATCAACAAGGTCACCGGCGGCATCGAGCTGATCAACCTCGGCAGCCTGTACGGCACGCTCAGCGGACAACCCAAGCCCGCCGACACCGCGCCCGATGCCCCCTCTCTGTTCGCCGGTGTCTCCGACGCCGACTTCGAACGACTGGGCGTCCACACGTCCATCGTTCCGGCGCTCCGCGAGATCCACAGCGAGGACGCCGTGCTGGGCATCGTCGAGACCCTGCCTAAGCTGGCCCGCGACGTCATCCTGTGCCTCGCCGACGGCATGACCGTCGAAGAGGTCTGGGAACAGGTCAGTTCACTCGCGGCCACCAAGGACAAGGTCGACACCCAGGACTACGAGGCAGCGATCGAACGGCCGGCCACCAAGGAAGCCTTCGTAGTCACCGGCGACTTCGCCGAGTTCGGACGAATCCTCACCGAACCACTCTCCGCATGGCGAATCTTCCTGCACCCGGCGCAGAGAGCGCTGGCCGAGCGCAAATCCCCTTACAAGGGCTCCGTCCGCGTCACTGGAGGCCCCGGTACCGGAAAGACGGTGGTAGCCCTCCACCGAGTGAAGGCCCTCGCCGAGCGGCTGCCCGCCGGCCAGGCCATCCTGCTCACGACCTTCACCACCAATCTCGCCAACCTGCTGAAGTCCATGCTCAAGGACCTCGGCGGTGCCCAACTGCTGGCCAAGGTCGATGTCCGGAACATCGACAAGGTTGCCTACGGCACCGTGAAGGAGACCTTCGGCTCGGAAGCGCCCAGCCGGCTCAAGGACAGTGAGATCCTCAACCGCTGGATCGAACTCGCCCAGGAGCAGCAAACGCCCCGTTTTGACGGCCGGTTCCTCGACGCTGAGTGGAAGCAGGTCGTACTGGCTCAGGACATCCGCAGCCGTGACGAATACTTCGCCGCCAGCCGTGCTGGCCGCGGCCGCCGCCTCAATCGCCCCGAACGCGCACAGGTCTGGTCCCTCGTCGAGGAGTTCGAGCGCAGGCTCGATCGCGAGAAGGCCGCCGGCGTCACCCAACTCGCCGTTCAGGCAGCCCGGATCGCCTCCGGCTGGTCCGACGAAGAACGTCCATACCGGCACATCATCGTGGACGAGGCACAGGATCTGCACGCAGCCCACTGGAAGCTACTCCGCGCGCTGGTCCCCGACGGCGACGACGACCTGTTCATCGTTGGCGACGCACACCAGCGGATCTACGACAACCGGACATCCCTGAGCGCCCACGGCATCAAGATCCGTGGCCGCTCCAAGCGACTGACCCTTAACTACCGCACCACCCGACAGATCCTCGCAGCCTCCCTGAACCTGCTCGGCGGCTCCACGTTCGACGACCTTGACGGGAATCCGGAACAGCTTCGCGGATACCGCTCCGTCCTGGCGGGAGCCCACCCCGAGACCACCGGCTACCGCACGGCCGCGGAAGAGATGACGGCATTGGCCAAGCGCGTCGACAGCTGGCAGCAGGAAGGGATCAAGCCCCACGAGATCGCGGTCGTGGCCAGAACCCATGCGACCGCCGACAGCGCTGTTCAGGCGCTCCGTGACGCCAAGCTGGCCGCAGTGAAGGTCGAGGACTACCGCGTCCCCGACCCCGACGAAGGCGTCCACGTCATGACGATGCACCGCATCAAGGGACTCGAATACCGCGCAGTCGCCATCGTCGGGGCTGGCGCTCAACAAATGCCTCTGCCCAGCGCCATCACACTCGAGCGCGAGGACCGCCTCCAGCACGCCGCGGACCTCCGCCGCGAGCAGTCGCTCCTCTTCGTTTCCGCCACACGTGCCCGCGAGCAGTTGTCCATCAGTTGGTCAGGCCGACCGAGCCAGTTTCTGGAGCCTCACGCAGCCTCCTGA
- a CDS encoding DEAD/DEAH box helicase — translation MLPSLVAEDLRRALATYLTTSFALADDDVRDELDAFLERPESRLFRGPYLRVRTPFREASSDWAAALDWTPKDFTPYTHQAAAWQRLSSKAGRRPEPTIVTTGTGSGKTESFLVPILDHCARARAAGQRGVKALLLYPMNALADDQARRIDDFLGTEPELKDVTAGIYIGGATGPRSASDEDENEPGPYGRDTGATSLAGDPTISHLITDRDAIRADPPDILLTNYKMLDLLLQRIPDAPLWKTDSLAFVVLDEFHTYDGAQGTDVAMLLRRLGAATGAARAGRPLGDITPVATSATLGGGMASGTSSLALDGPEKPDRELLREFAEKVFGTPFPDAALVGENRLLPGEVVTDPDFLLPSPAPAALAALPDPLDDESALEDLARLMLGQPLTDPMQIGAKLKQHILVKAILDVAGSNPVTIPDVAREFAQRGGGPAWDEAARSDPRLVELAFARILALISHARTPHPVTGKPGPFLRVEAQLWVREVRRVIRAATSEPHFRWYDDDGPTGDSRPNPANLAIYQPTEVDSAGEIGERTDASRRPVGPPYRRHLPAVYCRHCGRSGWAALSTELEWQQLKTNTLEIYQASAQGKRAVRWMLRARPDEYPVLHLHAENERLTTNPTEDTVAVITPHEPLPANVGDECPSCGLDDGMRFLGAGTATLASVTTTQLFSDRGLAGNERKLLVFTDSVQDATHRAAFIANRSFGFTFRGLLTKHLTPGQPVAVHDLAADAAEAVVSAAGSGKRSELASIVPPDLRENPDILTLLDETEDFSDAGAEMLQSRMVFQTLLEFGLRSRLGRTLELTRTAAAEVSLKDLPALCAELRERHQRLPGQISLPAGDGAYAVFLRGLAERLRLRGALYHPWLQEYIRQAGARRWPIWGGRPTGMPAFPRGLAAPSFPVSGGTRTTGFDSLSRDNTWFADWAHRALGCDRREGRAVAELAMKLLAQREILATYHAEGGALVYALKPRNVLVHRIDDNADGPDGGGGVNACGVRCNTCTWRQTVPPGRRKDWLGTACLRFHCSGHFVEDDRDYTADYYRHLYTIDRPGDVLTAEHTGALSRERRERVEAAFKNRASAFDPNVLTCTPTLELGIDIGDLSAVLLASMPPAPANYAQRIGRAGRSTGNSLTVTFVPRGARSHYYLHVPEQMLAGRIIPPDCYLDASEILRRQYLAFLFDRAADRSLWEGTAIPERPMPPRIGELFGHGLAEDGWFRRFLDVAGARHAELSAAFISLFPAMTPAAAQGVQHFAAQGLEETVGAAASAWNKRVAALRARMRQIGRAFDALSTASGDPERDKQRRQLFAEQRTVRKRRDALVSENSINALVRLGLLPNYTLHDDATVLDATLWWKDSDGEFDESSTDYGRGSRLALTELAPGNIFHSDGYKFIVSSVDLGTGVGSGEDSYALWRFCPECGFVATEETGLDIAACPRCKAPQIADPGAVHKVLVPERVMARERREDARLTDERDERERRQFDVVTLVDIDKDQPQGLRAWRRSGSGLPFGVEFARVATIRTINLGPAAAPGSTHAIRGEDVQVSGFETCLECGGVRGTHPQAWDPSAQRIGTRHAYWCSHRDDGVTLEPTEKLLLAHELTTQALRILLPVSTMDLKERLISFKAALLLGITKHFGGAPDHIRVVTDSMPGDSQELRRRFLVLHDSMPGGTGYLEHLADAAILHRVLTLAQTALRDCPCQKEEQRTPCHRCLLPFVSSSEHPHVSLRIAKDLLDEILKDWAVEPVDTLSGVRIDQLVESELEDRFVRTLIAWGRRVEEDGSVAAKAGQGGVEHELRFTLGDAATRWRMRDHVRMNTAVPSEPDFLLERTDGRAERVAVFLDGFAFHASEKVNRIADDAAKRAALRADGVLVWQLTWDDVMTWAAGVGNTAEGQQVRAVARPLHTDAALQLARQIHQSLVGEARPDDTLDPVLRNPVETLLEFLADPDRAKWARRASGLLGGFGAASRPQPVDREEIGRVLPDVLRGANLPSSASATEAVALDARTTGHARIIGLLDRRPEPRSKQPDMRAWSALAVLDDRPEAMTGDEHKERWMDWLRWSNLLQFLQSADGDELPRSFHQVAVSTSDQADPHTVALLTSALPTEAGVPQPLPQVWTEAIEWASSKVEDVLVALAEQARSGRIEVPEVGFEYGDQAMQAELAWPEEKVAIFIDLDERRDALFERDGWYVAQAGAVEVNELIKKLEGN, via the coding sequence ATGTTGCCCTCTCTGGTTGCCGAGGATCTTCGTCGTGCCCTCGCCACCTACCTCACTACGAGCTTCGCGCTCGCCGATGACGACGTACGCGACGAGCTCGACGCGTTTCTGGAGCGGCCGGAGAGCCGACTGTTCCGCGGCCCTTACCTGCGGGTACGCACTCCCTTCCGAGAGGCATCCTCTGACTGGGCGGCTGCGCTCGACTGGACGCCGAAGGACTTCACGCCCTATACACACCAGGCCGCCGCCTGGCAGCGACTGTCCTCGAAGGCAGGGCGTCGGCCGGAGCCGACCATCGTCACCACGGGTACCGGGTCCGGTAAGACCGAGTCGTTTCTCGTGCCGATCCTGGATCACTGTGCTCGTGCCCGCGCTGCTGGACAGCGGGGCGTCAAGGCCCTGCTGCTCTACCCTATGAACGCGTTGGCCGACGACCAGGCTCGCCGTATCGACGACTTCCTCGGTACGGAACCGGAGCTGAAGGACGTCACTGCCGGCATCTACATCGGCGGCGCAACTGGCCCCCGTTCGGCGTCGGACGAGGACGAGAACGAGCCTGGCCCTTACGGTCGCGACACCGGGGCGACGTCGCTCGCTGGCGATCCCACCATCAGCCACCTGATCACCGATCGGGACGCGATCCGCGCCGATCCGCCGGACATCCTGCTCACCAACTACAAGATGCTGGATTTGCTCCTCCAGCGCATTCCGGATGCCCCGCTCTGGAAGACAGATTCCCTCGCCTTCGTCGTGCTCGACGAGTTCCACACTTATGACGGCGCCCAGGGCACCGACGTGGCGATGCTGTTGCGCCGCCTCGGCGCAGCCACTGGAGCAGCCCGTGCGGGACGCCCCCTTGGCGACATCACGCCTGTGGCAACGTCAGCGACGCTCGGCGGGGGAATGGCCAGCGGCACGTCCTCCCTCGCTCTGGATGGACCTGAGAAGCCCGATCGGGAGCTGTTGCGCGAGTTCGCGGAGAAGGTCTTCGGGACGCCCTTCCCCGATGCCGCGCTGGTTGGAGAGAACCGGTTGCTGCCCGGTGAGGTGGTCACCGACCCTGACTTCCTACTGCCCTCGCCGGCACCTGCAGCTCTGGCGGCTCTACCCGACCCGCTGGACGACGAGTCGGCCCTTGAAGACCTGGCTCGGCTCATGCTCGGTCAGCCTCTCACCGATCCGATGCAGATCGGCGCCAAGCTGAAGCAGCACATTCTGGTCAAGGCGATCCTGGATGTCGCCGGGAGTAATCCGGTCACCATCCCCGATGTCGCCCGCGAGTTCGCTCAGCGGGGTGGCGGACCGGCCTGGGACGAGGCCGCGCGCAGCGACCCGCGGCTCGTCGAGCTTGCCTTCGCACGGATCCTCGCGCTGATCTCCCATGCCCGTACTCCGCACCCCGTGACGGGAAAGCCAGGACCGTTTCTGCGTGTTGAGGCTCAACTATGGGTGCGCGAGGTCCGTCGCGTCATCCGTGCGGCGACCTCCGAGCCGCACTTCCGCTGGTACGACGACGACGGGCCGACCGGCGACTCACGGCCAAACCCCGCCAACCTCGCTATCTACCAGCCGACCGAAGTCGACAGCGCCGGGGAGATCGGCGAGCGGACCGATGCGTCGCGGCGCCCTGTCGGGCCGCCCTATCGGCGGCATCTCCCTGCTGTGTACTGCAGGCACTGCGGGCGTTCTGGCTGGGCAGCGCTGTCCACGGAACTGGAGTGGCAGCAGCTCAAGACCAACACCCTGGAGATCTATCAGGCTTCGGCGCAGGGGAAGCGGGCCGTGCGCTGGATGCTGCGGGCCCGCCCCGACGAGTACCCCGTGCTGCACCTGCACGCGGAGAACGAACGGCTGACGACGAATCCGACCGAGGACACGGTCGCGGTCATCACCCCCCATGAACCTCTGCCGGCGAATGTGGGGGACGAGTGCCCCTCGTGCGGTCTCGACGACGGCATGCGCTTCCTTGGTGCGGGCACCGCCACGCTCGCCTCGGTGACTACCACGCAGCTCTTCTCCGACCGGGGGCTCGCCGGCAACGAGCGGAAGCTGCTCGTGTTCACTGACTCGGTGCAGGACGCCACCCACCGCGCCGCGTTCATCGCCAACCGCAGTTTCGGCTTCACCTTCCGCGGCCTGTTGACCAAGCACCTCACCCCGGGCCAGCCGGTCGCTGTTCACGATCTCGCCGCTGACGCCGCCGAAGCCGTTGTTTCGGCCGCCGGCTCGGGCAAGCGAAGTGAACTTGCCTCCATCGTCCCGCCTGACCTGCGAGAGAACCCGGACATCCTCACGCTCCTCGACGAAACCGAGGACTTTAGCGATGCCGGCGCAGAGATGCTGCAAAGCCGCATGGTCTTCCAGACCCTTCTCGAGTTCGGGCTGCGCTCCCGGCTGGGCCGCACGCTGGAGCTGACCCGAACCGCTGCAGCGGAGGTCAGTCTCAAGGACCTACCCGCCCTCTGCGCCGAGCTGCGGGAGCGGCACCAGCGCCTGCCCGGGCAGATTTCACTGCCTGCAGGCGACGGGGCGTACGCGGTATTCCTGCGCGGGCTGGCCGAGAGACTCCGCCTGCGGGGAGCCCTCTATCACCCCTGGCTGCAGGAGTACATCCGGCAGGCCGGCGCTAGGCGCTGGCCGATCTGGGGCGGGCGTCCCACCGGCATGCCCGCTTTCCCCAGAGGCCTCGCTGCTCCCTCGTTCCCGGTATCAGGCGGCACCCGCACCACCGGCTTTGACTCCCTGTCCCGCGACAACACCTGGTTCGCGGACTGGGCCCACAGGGCGCTGGGCTGCGACCGGCGCGAGGGGCGCGCGGTGGCTGAGCTTGCTATGAAACTGCTCGCACAGCGCGAAATTCTGGCCACCTATCATGCCGAAGGCGGCGCGCTCGTCTACGCGCTCAAGCCCCGCAACGTTCTGGTGCACCGTATCGACGATAATGCTGACGGTCCGGACGGCGGGGGCGGCGTGAACGCGTGCGGGGTGCGCTGCAACACCTGCACCTGGCGGCAGACTGTGCCGCCCGGCCGCCGCAAGGACTGGCTCGGCACCGCGTGTCTGCGTTTCCACTGCTCGGGTCATTTCGTGGAGGACGACCGCGATTACACCGCCGACTACTACCGGCACCTGTACACGATCGACCGTCCAGGCGATGTTCTGACCGCTGAGCACACCGGAGCGCTCAGCCGCGAGCGGCGTGAGCGGGTCGAAGCGGCCTTCAAGAACCGGGCCTCAGCCTTCGACCCGAACGTTCTCACCTGTACACCCACCCTTGAGCTCGGCATCGACATCGGTGACTTGTCTGCCGTGCTGCTCGCCTCAATGCCGCCCGCTCCCGCCAACTATGCTCAGCGGATTGGCCGCGCAGGGCGCAGCACCGGCAACTCGCTCACGGTCACCTTCGTGCCGCGAGGTGCCCGAAGCCACTACTACCTGCACGTTCCGGAGCAAATGCTGGCGGGCCGGATCATTCCGCCGGACTGCTACCTGGACGCCTCGGAGATCCTGCGCCGCCAGTACCTGGCGTTCCTCTTCGACCGTGCCGCAGACCGCAGTCTCTGGGAAGGCACGGCGATCCCGGAGCGCCCCATGCCTCCGCGCATCGGTGAGCTTTTCGGTCATGGTCTGGCCGAGGACGGCTGGTTCAGGCGCTTCCTCGACGTCGCGGGCGCTCGCCATGCCGAGCTGTCCGCCGCGTTCATCTCTCTGTTCCCTGCCATGACGCCAGCCGCAGCCCAGGGCGTCCAGCACTTCGCCGCCCAGGGTCTGGAGGAGACCGTCGGGGCCGCGGCGAGCGCGTGGAACAAGCGTGTGGCTGCCCTGCGGGCGCGGATGCGGCAGATCGGCCGGGCCTTCGACGCGCTCTCGACCGCTTCCGGCGACCCGGAACGTGACAAGCAGAGGCGCCAGCTCTTCGCGGAGCAGCGAACCGTTCGCAAGCGCCGGGACGCCCTCGTCTCGGAGAACTCGATCAACGCCCTGGTACGGCTGGGCCTGCTGCCCAACTACACCCTCCACGACGACGCGACAGTCCTCGACGCCACGTTGTGGTGGAAGGATAGCGACGGGGAATTTGACGAGAGCTCGACCGACTACGGCCGCGGCTCTCGGCTCGCGCTGACGGAACTTGCCCCCGGCAACATCTTCCACAGCGATGGCTACAAGTTCATCGTCAGCAGCGTGGACCTTGGTACAGGTGTCGGCAGCGGCGAAGACTCCTACGCTCTGTGGCGGTTCTGCCCCGAATGCGGGTTCGTGGCCACAGAGGAGACCGGACTCGACATCGCCGCCTGCCCGCGCTGCAAGGCACCACAGATCGCTGACCCCGGCGCTGTCCACAAGGTTCTGGTGCCCGAACGGGTCATGGCCCGCGAGCGGCGCGAGGACGCCCGGCTGACCGATGAGCGAGACGAACGGGAACGCCGGCAGTTCGACGTGGTCACCCTCGTCGACATCGACAAGGACCAGCCGCAAGGGCTGAGGGCCTGGCGCCGCTCCGGTAGCGGCCTGCCCTTCGGCGTCGAGTTCGCCCGCGTCGCGACGATCCGCACGATCAATCTCGGGCCCGCAGCCGCACCCGGCTCGACCCACGCGATCCGCGGCGAAGACGTCCAGGTCTCCGGCTTCGAGACGTGCCTGGAATGCGGTGGTGTCCGTGGCACCCACCCGCAGGCATGGGACCCCTCGGCCCAGCGAATCGGCACGCGGCACGCGTACTGGTGCTCACATCGCGACGACGGCGTGACCCTGGAGCCGACGGAGAAACTGCTGCTGGCTCACGAGCTGACCACCCAGGCACTGCGGATCCTGTTGCCCGTCTCCACGATGGACCTCAAGGAGCGTCTGATCTCCTTCAAGGCAGCCCTGCTCCTGGGCATCACCAAACACTTCGGTGGAGCGCCCGACCATATCCGCGTGGTCACCGACAGCATGCCCGGCGACAGCCAAGAGCTGCGGCGGCGCTTCCTCGTCCTGCACGACTCGATGCCCGGCGGCACCGGTTACCTGGAACACCTTGCGGATGCCGCAATCCTGCACCGTGTCCTGACGCTCGCGCAGACTGCACTGCGGGACTGCCCCTGCCAGAAGGAGGAGCAGCGCACACCTTGCCACCGCTGCCTGCTGCCCTTCGTGTCCAGCAGCGAACACCCACACGTCTCGCTGCGCATCGCGAAGGACCTTCTGGACGAGATCCTCAAGGACTGGGCAGTCGAGCCGGTCGACACCCTTTCCGGCGTCCGCATCGACCAGCTCGTAGAAAGCGAACTGGAGGACCGGTTCGTCCGCACCCTTATCGCGTGGGGGCGGCGGGTAGAAGAGGACGGATCGGTAGCCGCCAAGGCGGGCCAGGGCGGCGTGGAGCACGAACTCCGTTTCACCCTCGGAGATGCGGCCACGCGCTGGCGCATGCGGGACCACGTACGGATGAACACCGCCGTGCCCAGCGAGCCCGATTTCCTCCTGGAACGGACCGATGGGCGTGCGGAGCGGGTCGCGGTCTTCCTCGACGGCTTCGCCTTCCACGCGAGCGAGAAGGTCAACCGCATCGCCGATGACGCCGCCAAGCGGGCAGCCCTGCGGGCGGACGGCGTGTTGGTGTGGCAGCTGACCTGGGACGACGTCATGACGTGGGCAGCGGGTGTCGGCAACACGGCGGAGGGGCAGCAGGTCCGTGCCGTTGCCAGGCCCCTTCACACGGATGCCGCGCTCCAGCTCGCTCGCCAGATCCACCAGAGCCTGGTCGGAGAGGCCCGCCCCGATGACACCCTCGACCCGGTGCTCCGCAACCCCGTCGAGACCCTGCTGGAGTTCCTTGCCGACCCCGACCGGGCCAAGTGGGCGCGGCGGGCATCCGGCCTGCTGGGCGGCTTCGGTGCGGCATCGCGTCCTCAACCGGTAGACCGCGAAGAGATCGGACGAGTACTGCCCGACGTCCTGCGTGGCGCGAACCTGCCCTCCTCGGCCTCGGCCACGGAGGCCGTGGCTCTCGACGCACGCACCACGGGCCATGCACGGATCATCGGCCTGCTGGACCGCCGTCCCGAGCCGCGCAGCAAGCAACCGGACATGCGGGCTTGGTCGGCTCTTGCTGTGCTCGACGACCGGCCCGAAGCCATGACAGGCGACGAGCACAAGGAACGCTGGATGGACTGGCTGCGCTGGTCGAACCTGCTGCAGTTCCTGCAGTCGGCCGACGGCGACGAGCTCCCCCGGTCCTTCCACCAGGTCGCGGTGTCCACCAGTGACCAGGCAGATCCACACACTGTGGCCCTGCTGACCAGCGCGCTGCCCACGGAGGCAGGTGTACCGCAACCACTGCCACAGGTATGGACCGAGGCGATCGAATGGGCCTCGTCCAAGGTCGAGGACGTCCTGGTCGCTCTCGCCGAGCAAGCACGCAGCGGACGCATCGAGGTACCGGAAGTCGGCTTCGAGTACGGGGACCAGGCGATGCAGGCAGAGCTCGCCTGGCCGGAGGAGAAGGTCGCAATCTTTATCGACCTCGACGAACGGCGAGACGCCTTGTTTGAGCGCGACGGGTGGTACGTCGCACAGGCCGGCGCTGTGGAAGTGAATGAACTCATCAAAAAGTTGGAGGGGAACTGA